The following are encoded together in the Gordonia insulae genome:
- a CDS encoding Sir2 family NAD-dependent protein deacetylase — protein MRTRLQIGWTPAEPTPLDDDVVGRVERVRELLDGKRVVALTGAGISTESGIPDYRSPGAPVRTPMTLEMFLSSPDFRRHYWARNHLGWKHMDAARPNVAHEALTSMQHQGRLVGVITQNVDMLHTKAGTRRVLELHGCYGRVRCLVCDWQISRHRLARELDALNTGFTERVRGRGAIEVAPDADATIDDTGDFIMIDCPGCGGIVKPDIVYFGESVPKTTVQQAFSMVDEADALLVVGSSLTVMSGLRFARHAHRTGKALVIVNRGATRADDIADLKVDHLASVVLPALANSAQMTANVS, from the coding sequence GTGCGTACGCGACTGCAGATCGGCTGGACCCCGGCCGAGCCGACGCCGCTCGACGACGACGTGGTCGGCCGGGTCGAGCGGGTACGTGAGCTCCTCGACGGGAAGCGGGTGGTCGCGCTCACCGGCGCCGGCATCTCGACCGAATCCGGCATCCCGGATTACCGCAGCCCGGGCGCGCCGGTCCGCACCCCCATGACGCTGGAGATGTTCCTGTCGTCACCCGACTTCCGCCGCCACTACTGGGCGCGCAACCATCTCGGCTGGAAGCACATGGACGCCGCCCGGCCGAACGTCGCGCACGAGGCGCTCACCTCGATGCAGCACCAGGGCCGGCTGGTCGGCGTGATCACCCAGAACGTGGACATGCTGCACACCAAGGCCGGCACGCGGCGCGTGCTGGAACTGCACGGGTGCTACGGACGCGTCCGGTGCCTGGTCTGCGACTGGCAGATCTCCCGGCATCGTCTCGCACGCGAACTCGACGCCCTCAACACCGGGTTCACCGAACGGGTGCGTGGTCGTGGTGCCATCGAGGTCGCGCCGGACGCCGACGCCACCATCGACGACACCGGCGACTTCATCATGATCGACTGCCCGGGATGCGGCGGCATCGTCAAACCCGATATCGTCTACTTCGGCGAGAGCGTCCCCAAAACAACTGTGCAACAGGCATTCTCGATGGTCGATGAGGCCGACGCGCTGCTGGTCGTCGGGTCGTCGCTGACGGTGATGAGCGGCTTGCGCTTCGCGCGCCACGCGCATCGCACCGGCAAGGCGCTGGTGATCGTGAACCGGGGCGCCACCCGTGCCGATGACATCGCCGACCTGAAGGTCGACCACCTCGCATCGGTCGTGCTGCCCGCACTGGCGAACTCGGCACAGATGACGGCGAACGTGTCGTGA
- the coaD gene encoding pantetheine-phosphate adenylyltransferase, which translates to MTSAVFPGSFDPFTVGHRYIVERAAARFDSLVVTVVVNPNKHGLFAVDERIALIREECADLPNVRVDRWTGLLVDYLRNENIDTIVKGLRSGTDFDYEVPMAQMNRDLTDVETMFLLTDPRYAHVSSSLVKEVAKLGGDVVPFLSPHIHERLQAILAGERQI; encoded by the coding sequence ATGACCTCAGCCGTCTTCCCCGGATCCTTCGACCCGTTCACCGTCGGTCACCGCTACATCGTGGAGCGCGCCGCCGCGCGCTTCGACTCGCTGGTCGTCACCGTGGTGGTCAACCCGAACAAGCACGGACTGTTCGCCGTCGACGAGCGCATCGCGCTCATCCGCGAGGAGTGTGCGGACCTGCCCAACGTCCGGGTCGACCGCTGGACCGGTCTGCTCGTCGACTATCTGCGCAACGAGAACATCGACACCATCGTCAAAGGTCTCCGGTCGGGGACCGACTTCGACTACGAGGTGCCGATGGCGCAGATGAACCGCGACCTCACCGACGTCGAGACCATGTTCCTGCTCACCGACCCGCGCTATGCCCACGTGTCGAGCTCGCTGGTCAAGGAGGTGGCGAAGCTCGGTGGTGACGTCGTGCCGTTCCTGTCGCCGCACATCCACGAGCGCCTGCAGGCGATTCTCGCCGGCGAACGACAGATCTGA
- the proB gene encoding glutamate 5-kinase, with the protein MSDVRERIARARSIVVKIGSSALTDLHDGLDRGRLDRLADALEARMRAGSDVIVVSSGAIGAGIAPLGLRKRPTDLATKQAAASVGQLALAHAWGTSFHRYQRTVGQVLLTADDISNRAHHANAQRTLDRLRSLGAVAVVNENDTVATTEIRFGDNDRLAALVAHLAGADALVLLSDVDGLYDGDPRKVGADGRRARLIPEVHGPEDLDGVIAGSGGALGTGGMASKLAAARLSADAGVPVLLAAAEQAAQALADASVGTVFAARDERLSARRFWVRHAADARGQLVLDDGAVTAVAHRRRSLLAAGIVGVNGRFYDGDVVELVDSTGRPRARGVVAYDSDDIAIMVGRSTTALPPELRRPVIHADDLVAI; encoded by the coding sequence GTGAGCGACGTCCGGGAACGGATCGCGCGTGCGCGCAGCATCGTGGTCAAGATCGGGTCGTCGGCGCTCACGGATCTTCACGACGGTCTCGACCGTGGACGCCTCGATCGACTGGCGGACGCACTCGAGGCGCGTATGCGGGCCGGCTCCGACGTCATCGTGGTGTCCTCCGGCGCGATAGGTGCGGGCATCGCGCCCCTCGGATTGCGGAAGCGGCCCACCGATCTCGCCACGAAACAGGCGGCCGCCAGTGTCGGGCAACTCGCGCTGGCCCACGCCTGGGGCACCTCGTTCCATCGCTACCAGCGGACCGTCGGACAGGTGCTGCTCACCGCCGACGACATCTCCAACCGCGCGCACCACGCGAATGCCCAACGGACACTTGATCGTCTGCGCTCCTTGGGTGCGGTCGCAGTGGTGAACGAGAACGATACCGTGGCCACGACAGAGATCCGGTTCGGTGACAACGACCGGCTCGCTGCCCTCGTCGCACATCTCGCCGGTGCCGATGCACTGGTGCTGTTGTCCGACGTGGACGGCCTCTACGACGGCGATCCGCGCAAGGTGGGCGCCGACGGCCGGCGCGCGCGGCTGATCCCCGAGGTGCACGGGCCGGAGGATCTCGACGGCGTGATCGCCGGATCCGGCGGCGCGCTGGGCACCGGAGGCATGGCGTCCAAACTGGCGGCGGCCCGTCTGTCGGCGGATGCGGGCGTGCCGGTGTTGCTCGCGGCGGCCGAGCAGGCGGCGCAGGCTCTGGCCGATGCATCCGTCGGGACGGTGTTCGCCGCCCGCGACGAACGGCTGTCGGCCCGCCGGTTCTGGGTGCGGCATGCGGCCGACGCGCGCGGTCAACTCGTGCTCGACGATGGCGCCGTCACGGCGGTCGCGCACCGCCGCCGGTCGCTGCTCGCCGCGGGCATAGTCGGGGTCAACGGACGCTTCTACGACGGTGACGTGGTGGAACTCGTCGACTCGACGGGCCGACCGAGGGCGCGCGGGGTGGTGGCCTACGACTCCGACGACATCGCCATCATGGTCGGCCGGTCCACCACCGCGCTACCGCCGGAACTGCGTCGACCGGTGATCCACGCCGACGATCTCGTCGCGATCTGA
- a CDS encoding DivIVA domain-containing protein, producing the protein MYRVFEALDELVAIVEEARSVPMTAGCVVPRGDVLELLDDIKDSIPGELDDAQDVLDQRDSLVGNARDHADNVITKADSESEAVIAHARAEADRILSEAKAQADRMVDEASSHGRQLVDEATGEAHRLSTSAAREFEAVTGRARAEAQRTIDSANNTYDKSVADGIAEQQRLVSEAEVVGAAKSEAERIIDAAHGEADRLRGDCDVYVDEKLAQFEEILTGTLRSVNRGRHQLRTGAGMHDYVEYPRSVDEPPVPRSAANGRERADDQGSPLAV; encoded by the coding sequence GTGTACCGGGTTTTTGAAGCGCTCGACGAACTCGTCGCCATCGTCGAGGAAGCGCGAAGCGTCCCGATGACCGCGGGCTGCGTCGTTCCGCGCGGAGACGTCCTCGAACTCCTCGACGACATCAAGGATTCGATTCCGGGTGAACTCGATGATGCGCAGGACGTTCTCGACCAGCGCGATTCGCTCGTCGGCAACGCTCGCGACCATGCGGACAACGTCATCACGAAGGCCGATTCGGAGTCCGAGGCGGTCATCGCCCACGCCCGTGCGGAGGCGGACCGGATCCTCTCCGAGGCGAAGGCGCAGGCCGATCGCATGGTCGACGAGGCGAGTTCGCACGGTCGACAGCTCGTCGACGAGGCGACCGGTGAGGCACACCGCCTGTCGACAAGTGCGGCACGGGAGTTCGAGGCGGTGACCGGGCGCGCCCGCGCCGAGGCGCAGCGAACGATCGACTCCGCCAACAACACCTACGACAAGTCGGTCGCCGACGGTATCGCCGAGCAGCAGCGGCTGGTCTCGGAGGCCGAGGTGGTCGGTGCGGCGAAGTCGGAGGCCGAACGCATCATCGACGCGGCCCATGGCGAGGCCGACCGGCTGCGCGGCGATTGCGACGTCTACGTCGACGAGAAGCTGGCGCAGTTCGAGGAAATCCTCACCGGGACACTGCGTTCGGTGAATCGAGGACGCCACCAGCTGCGCACCGGGGCAGGCATGCACGACTATGTCGAGTACCCGCGCAGCGTCGACGAGCCGCCGGTTCCGCGCAGCGCGGCCAACGGGCGCGAACGGGCCGACGACCAGGGTTCGCCGCTCGCGGTGTGA
- the ectA gene encoding diaminobutyrate acetyltransferase has product MSPSQTRTAPTTAIAVDYRQPTVEDGARLWEIASDSKVLDVNSSYSYVLWCHDFPTTSIVAEVDGRPVGFVTGYRRQTDPSTLMVWQVAVDDDVRGHGIAGTMLHRLFDRNQRSGVVAMHTTISPDNVASQRLFESVAQRRGLRFERRDLFGAGQFPDSHEPEDLYILEPDLIEP; this is encoded by the coding sequence ATGAGCCCGTCCCAAACAAGAACGGCCCCAACCACTGCAATCGCTGTCGACTATCGACAGCCCACCGTCGAAGATGGTGCGCGACTCTGGGAAATCGCCTCGGACTCAAAGGTTCTCGACGTCAACTCGAGTTATTCCTATGTCCTGTGGTGTCACGATTTCCCGACCACGTCCATCGTCGCCGAAGTCGACGGACGTCCGGTCGGTTTCGTCACCGGCTACCGTCGCCAGACCGATCCCTCCACGCTGATGGTGTGGCAGGTCGCGGTCGACGACGATGTCCGCGGCCACGGAATCGCCGGCACGATGCTGCACCGCCTCTTCGACCGCAACCAACGATCCGGTGTGGTCGCGATGCACACCACCATCAGCCCTGACAACGTTGCGTCGCAGCGTTTGTTCGAATCCGTCGCGCAGCGCCGAGGACTGCGCTTCGAACGCCGAGATCTGTTCGGCGCGGGGCAATTCCCGGATTCTCACGAGCCCGAGGATCTCTACATCCTCGAGCCGGATCTCATCGAACCCTAG
- the rplU gene encoding 50S ribosomal protein L21 — protein sequence MATYAIVKTGGKQYKVAEGDIVKVEKIDSAPGSSVSLPVALVVDGATLTTDADKLAKISVTGEVVEHVKGPKIRIHKFKNKTGYHKRQGHRQKLTVLKVTGIK from the coding sequence ATGGCAACGTACGCGATCGTCAAGACCGGCGGTAAGCAGTACAAGGTCGCTGAGGGCGACATTGTGAAGGTCGAGAAGATCGACAGCGCGCCGGGTAGCAGCGTGAGCCTGCCCGTGGCCCTGGTCGTCGACGGTGCGACCCTCACCACCGATGCGGACAAGCTGGCGAAGATCTCGGTGACCGGCGAGGTCGTCGAGCACGTCAAGGGCCCGAAGATCCGCATCCACAAGTTCAAGAACAAGACCGGCTACCACAAGCGCCAGGGTCACCGTCAGAAGCTGACGGTCCTCAAGGTCACCGGTATCAAGTAA
- the rsmD gene encoding 16S rRNA (guanine(966)-N(2))-methyltransferase RsmD — protein MTRIIAGELRGRRLRVPPEGTRPTSDRVREAIFNMIEARVDLDGAHVLDLYAGSGALGLEALSRGAATAVFVDSGRRAVSVITANVRTCGVADRSSIVARPVATHLASAPGPFDLAFLDPPYDMDNSAMTADLSALGDGRLADDGLVVVERAVRAPETVWPDDMTVLVHKTYGDTRVEVAARA, from the coding sequence ATGACGAGGATAATCGCCGGGGAATTGCGTGGACGTCGATTACGGGTGCCGCCGGAAGGCACCCGCCCGACGTCGGACCGCGTTCGGGAGGCGATCTTCAACATGATCGAGGCGCGCGTGGACCTCGACGGTGCCCATGTACTCGACCTGTACGCGGGGTCGGGTGCCCTGGGCCTCGAGGCGCTGTCGCGGGGCGCGGCGACGGCCGTGTTCGTCGACTCCGGCCGCCGCGCGGTCTCGGTGATCACGGCCAATGTCCGGACATGTGGGGTGGCCGATCGCAGCTCGATCGTCGCGCGACCGGTCGCCACCCACCTGGCGTCGGCGCCCGGGCCGTTCGACCTCGCCTTCCTCGACCCGCCCTACGACATGGACAACTCGGCGATGACGGCCGATCTGTCCGCTCTCGGTGACGGTCGGCTGGCCGACGATGGACTCGTCGTCGTGGAGCGTGCCGTCCGGGCCCCGGAGACGGTGTGGCCGGACGACATGACCGTTCTGGTGCACAAGACCTACGGCGACACGAGAGTGGAGGTGGCGGCACGTGCGTGA
- the obgE gene encoding GTPase ObgE, with protein sequence MSRFVDRVTIHVAAGNGGHGCSSVHREKFKPLGGPDGGNGGNGGSVRLVVDPQVHTLLDFHFRPHAKASNGKPGAGDNRDGATGDDLVLQVPDGTVVLDGDGKILADLVGDGTTFEAAQGGRGGLGNASLASKARKAPGFALLGEEGQHRDLVLELKSVADVGLVGFPSAGKSSLVSVLSAAKPKIADYPFTTLAPNLGVVQTAGEVFTIADVPGLIPGASTGRGLGLEFLRHLERCAVLAHVVDCATLEPGRDPISDIDALEAELAAYQPALDTDHSLGDLAERPRVVILNKVDVPDAADLADLVEPELAQRGWPVFRISAVTHQGLKELTFALAKMVVDYRESHPKPQPRRQVIRPKAVDEAGFSVTPDPAVEGGFIVRGTRPERWIAQTQFDNDEAVGYLADRLNRLGVEDELVRLGAEPGAPVTIGDVSFDWEPMTPMGDDVPVTGRGTDIRLDRNERIGAAERKQARRLRRGMPDSDEDGEQGVR encoded by the coding sequence ATGTCTCGGTTCGTCGACCGCGTGACGATTCACGTCGCTGCGGGTAACGGCGGCCACGGGTGCTCGTCGGTACACCGTGAGAAGTTCAAGCCGCTCGGTGGCCCCGACGGCGGCAACGGCGGCAACGGCGGGTCGGTCCGGCTCGTCGTGGACCCGCAGGTGCACACCCTTCTCGACTTCCACTTCCGACCGCACGCCAAGGCGTCCAACGGCAAACCCGGCGCGGGCGACAACCGCGACGGCGCCACCGGCGACGACCTCGTCCTCCAGGTGCCCGACGGCACCGTCGTGCTGGACGGTGACGGCAAGATCCTCGCCGACCTGGTCGGCGACGGGACCACCTTCGAGGCAGCGCAGGGCGGGCGTGGGGGACTGGGCAATGCCTCGCTCGCGTCGAAGGCGCGCAAGGCGCCGGGATTCGCGCTGCTCGGCGAAGAGGGGCAGCATCGCGACCTCGTTCTGGAACTGAAGTCCGTCGCCGACGTCGGGCTGGTCGGCTTCCCGTCTGCCGGCAAGTCCTCGCTGGTGTCGGTGCTGTCCGCGGCCAAGCCGAAGATCGCCGACTACCCGTTCACCACGCTGGCACCCAACCTCGGCGTGGTGCAGACCGCCGGCGAGGTGTTCACCATCGCCGACGTCCCGGGCCTGATCCCTGGCGCGTCGACCGGCCGTGGGCTGGGCCTGGAGTTCCTGCGTCACCTCGAGCGCTGCGCGGTGCTCGCCCACGTCGTCGACTGCGCCACGCTGGAGCCCGGCCGTGATCCGATCTCCGACATCGATGCGCTCGAGGCGGAACTGGCGGCATACCAGCCCGCGCTCGACACCGACCACAGCCTCGGCGACCTCGCCGAGCGTCCCCGCGTGGTGATCCTCAACAAGGTCGACGTCCCCGACGCGGCCGACCTCGCCGATCTCGTCGAGCCCGAACTCGCGCAACGCGGATGGCCGGTGTTCCGGATCTCGGCGGTGACCCATCAGGGACTCAAGGAGCTCACCTTCGCGCTGGCCAAGATGGTCGTGGACTACCGGGAGAGTCACCCGAAGCCGCAACCGCGACGCCAGGTCATCAGGCCCAAGGCGGTCGACGAGGCGGGATTCTCCGTCACACCCGATCCCGCGGTCGAGGGTGGATTCATCGTCCGCGGCACCCGGCCCGAACGGTGGATCGCGCAGACGCAGTTCGACAACGACGAGGCTGTCGGCTATCTCGCGGACCGGCTCAACCGGCTCGGCGTCGAGGACGAACTCGTCCGGCTGGGTGCGGAGCCCGGTGCGCCGGTGACCATCGGCGACGTGTCGTTCGACTGGGAGCCGATGACCCCGATGGGCGATGACGTACCCGTCACCGGCCGCGGTACCGACATCCGACTCGACCGCAACGAGCGTATCGGCGCGGCGGAGCGCAAACAGGCCCGCCGGTTGCGCCGGGGTATGCCGGACTCCGACGAGGACGGCGAGCAGGGCGTCCGGTGA
- a CDS encoding YceD family protein, which translates to MADHATSRDVATSESSAAPDHDGGTARVTPDKAGAVRDPFVLDVRSLGRRAGTMSEVHRTVGAPERIGLDMLAIPQESEVDLDLRLESVTEGVLVTGTVSGETQGQCSRCLEPLDGTVTVFLTELFAYPDSETEQTSEAEDIHRLVDDRIDLEQSIIDAVALELPMSPLCADDCPGLCPECGVRLAVAEPGHAHDIIDPRWAALRDKFAAPEEAEQGAPRDKAGD; encoded by the coding sequence GTGGCTGATCATGCAACGAGTCGAGATGTGGCGACCAGCGAGTCCTCGGCAGCGCCCGACCATGACGGGGGTACCGCGCGCGTGACGCCGGATAAGGCGGGCGCCGTGCGCGATCCGTTCGTCCTCGACGTCCGGTCGCTGGGACGCCGCGCCGGCACGATGTCCGAGGTGCACCGCACGGTCGGCGCACCGGAGCGGATCGGTCTCGACATGCTCGCGATCCCACAGGAGTCCGAGGTCGACCTCGACCTGCGCCTGGAGTCGGTGACCGAGGGTGTGTTGGTGACCGGGACCGTGAGCGGCGAGACACAGGGTCAGTGTTCGCGCTGCCTCGAGCCGCTGGACGGGACCGTCACGGTGTTCCTCACCGAACTGTTCGCCTACCCGGACAGTGAGACCGAGCAGACGAGCGAGGCCGAGGACATCCACCGGTTGGTGGACGACCGCATCGATCTCGAGCAGTCGATCATCGACGCGGTTGCGCTCGAACTCCCGATGTCACCCCTGTGCGCGGACGACTGCCCGGGCCTCTGCCCGGAATGCGGTGTCCGGCTGGCCGTCGCCGAACCCGGACATGCGCACGACATCATCGATCCGAGGTGGGCGGCGCTGCGCGACAAGTTCGCCGCGCCCGAGGAAGCCGAACAGGGCGCGCCGCGGGACAAGGCCGGTGACTGA
- a CDS encoding ectoine synthase: MIVRTTAEITGTDRDVADPKGNWVSKRIVLGGDRVGFSFHETTINAGSVNEFHYANHVEAVWLVEGEGTLLDRETGETYPLAPGTMYLLNGHERHTVTADTQMRMLCVFNPPVVGTEVHDENGVYPLVTVPDQTGRHTPEAVTAD, from the coding sequence ATGATCGTCCGCACCACAGCCGAGATCACCGGAACAGATCGCGACGTCGCCGACCCGAAGGGCAACTGGGTCTCCAAGCGCATCGTGCTCGGCGGCGACCGGGTCGGATTCTCGTTCCACGAGACCACCATCAACGCCGGTTCCGTCAACGAGTTCCACTACGCCAATCACGTCGAGGCCGTCTGGCTCGTCGAGGGCGAGGGCACGCTGCTCGACCGGGAGACCGGCGAGACCTACCCGTTGGCCCCCGGCACCATGTACCTGCTGAACGGCCACGAGCGCCACACAGTGACCGCGGACACCCAGATGCGGATGCTGTGCGTGTTCAACCCGCCCGTCGTCGGCACCGAGGTGCACGACGAGAACGGCGTCTACCCGCTGGTCACCGTGCCTGATCAGACCGGGCGACATACGCCGGAGGCGGTCACCGCAGACTGA
- the rpmA gene encoding 50S ribosomal protein L27, with product MAHKKGASSSRNGRDSNAQRLGVKRFGGQKVSAGEILVRQRGTKFHPGVNVGRGGDDTLFALETGSVEFGTKRGRKTVNIVPETAAV from the coding sequence ATGGCACACAAGAAGGGCGCGTCCAGCTCGCGCAACGGTCGCGATTCCAACGCCCAGCGGCTCGGCGTCAAGCGTTTCGGTGGGCAGAAGGTGAGCGCGGGCGAGATTCTGGTCCGTCAGCGTGGCACCAAGTTCCACCCGGGCGTCAACGTCGGTCGCGGCGGCGACGACACCCTGTTCGCCCTGGAGACCGGCTCGGTCGAGTTCGGTACCAAGCGTGGCCGCAAGACGGTCAACATCGTCCCGGAGACCGCTGCGGTCTGA
- a CDS encoding nitronate monooxygenase, whose product MRDDLGEPMRIGTLEVAAPIVCAPMAGGPTTPSLVAAVGEHGGLGMLAAGYLAPDALADLVAEVETLTTRPYGVNIFLSGQDALADGADAGALRDDVDRYRAVLAVEARRLDVELGAPRYTDERVAEKVDVLAAHRPALVSFTFGDPGAALVERVHRDVGAPVAVTVTSLPEARAAVASGADALVVQGIEAGGHRGIWFDDPGDAAGGPRVPTAELVHSITGAVDVPVIAAGGIGDGAAIAAMMSLGAVGAQLGTAFLCCDEARTSQPHRRALLERSFPDTVITRAFSGRPARSLRNGFAVRHRDGPAAYPQVHHVTKPLRAAATAAGDADTINLWAGTGWRSVTTGPAADLMSRLTAELLDRP is encoded by the coding sequence GTGCGTGACGACCTCGGCGAACCGATGCGGATCGGCACCCTCGAGGTGGCGGCACCGATCGTGTGCGCTCCCATGGCCGGCGGCCCGACCACGCCGTCGCTCGTCGCGGCGGTCGGCGAGCACGGCGGCCTGGGCATGCTCGCGGCAGGCTATCTCGCTCCGGACGCGCTGGCGGACCTCGTGGCCGAGGTCGAGACACTCACCACCCGGCCCTACGGCGTGAACATCTTCCTCTCCGGTCAGGATGCGCTCGCGGACGGCGCCGACGCCGGGGCGCTCCGTGACGACGTCGACCGGTACCGCGCAGTCCTGGCCGTCGAGGCGCGACGTCTCGACGTGGAACTCGGTGCGCCGCGATACACCGATGAGCGGGTGGCCGAGAAGGTCGACGTCCTCGCCGCCCACCGGCCGGCGCTTGTCAGCTTCACGTTCGGCGACCCCGGTGCCGCACTCGTCGAGCGTGTCCACCGTGACGTCGGCGCGCCGGTCGCGGTCACCGTGACGTCGCTCCCCGAAGCGCGGGCCGCGGTGGCGTCCGGCGCGGACGCGCTCGTCGTCCAGGGCATCGAGGCCGGTGGACACCGCGGGATCTGGTTCGACGACCCGGGCGATGCCGCCGGCGGTCCGCGGGTGCCGACGGCCGAGCTGGTCCACTCCATCACCGGGGCCGTCGATGTCCCGGTGATCGCGGCCGGCGGGATCGGCGACGGTGCCGCGATCGCCGCGATGATGTCGCTCGGAGCGGTGGGCGCACAGCTCGGCACGGCCTTCCTGTGTTGCGACGAGGCGCGCACGTCCCAGCCGCATCGTCGAGCCCTGCTGGAGCGTTCGTTCCCGGACACGGTGATCACCCGGGCTTTCTCCGGGCGCCCGGCCCGCTCGCTTCGCAACGGGTTCGCGGTGCGGCACCGCGATGGCCCGGCGGCCTATCCGCAGGTGCATCACGTGACGAAGCCGCTGCGGGCGGCGGCCACCGCGGCCGGCGATGCCGACACGATCAACCTGTGGGCCGGAACCGGTTGGCGTTCGGTGACCACCGGCCCGGCGGCCGATCTGATGTCTCGCCTGACCGCGGAGTTGCTCGACCGACCCTGA
- the ectB gene encoding diaminobutyrate--2-oxoglutarate transaminase has product MQLLDQSVDDSVFTQHESEVRSYCRSWPTVFTRASGSWLTDTSGREYLDFFAGAGSLNYGHNNPVMKSALLDYISDDGITHGLDMATVAKGKFIEAFTQKILEPRGLDYKIQFPGPTGTNAVEAALKLARKVTGRTSIISFTNAFHGMTLGSLSVTGNSMKRAGAGIPLVHATPMPFDNYFGGVVEDFAWFERVLDDSGSGLNRPAAVIVETVQGEGGVNVARPEWLRALSDLCERRDILLIVDDVQMGCGRTGEFFSFEDAGIKPDIVTLSKSISGYGLPLALTLLKPELDVWTPGEHNGTFRGNNPAFVTGTSTIDHFWSDDALTRDVHAKGDRIHTVFSELCETYQGISTRGRGMVQGLVFDESTAAGKVCAQSFEAGLLAETSGPSDEVVKLLPPLTISHEDLDRGLAILSDSVKEVIG; this is encoded by the coding sequence ATGCAACTTCTCGATCAGTCAGTCGACGATTCCGTCTTCACCCAGCACGAGTCCGAGGTCCGCAGCTACTGCCGCAGCTGGCCCACCGTGTTCACCCGCGCCAGCGGTTCGTGGCTCACCGACACCTCCGGTCGCGAGTACCTCGACTTCTTCGCCGGCGCCGGTTCGCTGAACTACGGCCACAACAATCCGGTGATGAAATCCGCTCTCCTGGACTACATCTCGGATGACGGCATCACCCATGGCCTGGACATGGCCACGGTTGCCAAGGGCAAGTTCATCGAGGCCTTCACCCAGAAGATCCTCGAACCGCGCGGCCTGGACTACAAGATCCAGTTCCCCGGCCCCACGGGCACCAATGCCGTCGAGGCGGCACTGAAGCTGGCCCGCAAGGTGACCGGACGCACATCGATCATCAGCTTCACCAACGCATTCCACGGCATGACCCTGGGCTCGCTGTCGGTGACCGGCAACTCGATGAAGCGCGCCGGTGCGGGTATCCCGCTGGTCCACGCGACCCCGATGCCGTTCGACAACTACTTCGGTGGCGTCGTGGAGGACTTCGCGTGGTTCGAGCGCGTGCTCGACGACTCGGGCAGCGGGCTCAACCGTCCGGCCGCGGTCATCGTCGAGACCGTCCAGGGTGAGGGCGGCGTCAACGTCGCACGCCCGGAGTGGCTGCGCGCCCTGTCCGATCTGTGCGAGCGCCGCGACATCCTGCTCATCGTCGACGATGTGCAGATGGGTTGCGGACGCACGGGCGAGTTCTTCTCGTTCGAGGACGCCGGTATCAAGCCGGACATCGTCACGCTGTCCAAGTCGATCAGCGGTTACGGACTGCCGCTGGCCTTGACACTGCTCAAGCCGGAGCTCGACGTCTGGACCCCGGGTGAGCACAACGGCACGTTCCGCGGCAACAACCCCGCCTTCGTCACGGGCACCTCGACCATCGATCACTTCTGGAGCGATGACGCGCTGACCCGCGACGTGCACGCCAAGGGCGACCGCATCCACACGGTGTTCAGCGAACTCTGTGAGACCTACCAGGGCATCTCGACCCGTGGTCGCGGCATGGTCCAGGGTCTGGTGTTCGACGAGTCCACCGCCGCCGGCAAGGTCTGTGCGCAGTCCTTCGAGGCCGGACTTCTCGCCGAGACGTCGGGGCCCTCCGACGAGGTGGTGAAACTGCTTCCGCCGCTGACCATTTCACATGAAGATCTGGATCGCGGTCTGGCGATCCTGAGCGATTCCGTCAAGGAGGTGATCGGATGA